Proteins encoded in a region of the Neodiprion virginianus isolate iyNeoVirg1 chromosome 2, iyNeoVirg1.1, whole genome shotgun sequence genome:
- the LOC124299163 gene encoding uncharacterized protein LOC124299163, which translates to MLLWYYLFGFMQGMTLATAIDYQLPTDVIPVHYDLFLYPDITAGVSYGNVSIELNVTATRSTLIVNMNEVIISSTNLTSILTGSSLPITSTTEDTALQRYIITPSTEIEAGQYILSLEFSANLTTDLVGLYQSTYVGENNNTRILAVAVLPPAYARNVFPCLDEPKFKAQFDIKLVQPSGDNYTSISNMNVKSIAVNEPASGLKTVTFATSPPMPTFLVGLLVCDFQARTTNVTNLDGETFPVSFYTTESQLYKSALPLQVATNALAYYINLFNVSYPLPKFDMVAIADITFSLVESWGMVQAAEHAILYTSNTSSTSNMDDVIFTTCYGVAHMWVGTLVSVDWWDDIWITEGIPTWAQYRTANELYPDWGFIELFLFYEVLNVMDDDASVDSDPMIQEITTPDEIANVYDSIRTSKAAAVIRMLENFVGSDIFYTAISTDLKTYAYQSENTSGFYDGLQNLVDSSLNISDIMNTWTLQAGFPVVNVVKNGTVYTLTQKRFLSDPNAVSNSTSSTYGFRWTIPITYVTSENSTSNLVWFQYDASSLSLTVNTSVEWIKFNHDQVGFYRVNYETSEWETLINILKSDPETFTAADRTQLVGDAFSLAAAAQLSYNVTLELASYLVNESHYIPWNMAYTDFQYMVSMLADTDISTSLNDYIISLVKPIYKNVTWSIGDSDSHITLRLRPVVLEMACNAGYDQCLTEAGNLFLDWINGTDDVRPPPDTRYVVYKYGIQNVNREAEWDQVFQKMLDETDSAERFRLLNGLSGIKNATILTKYLNLAINQSYVKAAEFYFVFGFILTNSIGPAAAWDWIRDNVETLMNDYGYSASDIADWIGRIVATFHTEARVVQLETFFETYSGVKEAFDTDLLKNIYNNIDWLNLNNATIEAWLNSYVTSEYTPSRHYQMKCVSLMPKSAQLEECLHFLSFNYSKKGDVWLLEDSILSGATNSPINTVAFSTISQLDSFQSVGCIVHKHYVTLVLFSRFCARSNPGKLTKINLRHVRWMFVLLAILFFFVQVTAIDYRLPTDVIPLRYDLCIYPDISSGVFNGTVSIELNVTATRSTIIVNEYGLDISSLSLTNTSSGSSLTITSATEYTESQEYIIIPSNEIEAGKYTLSIGFSGNFSQDLVGLYQSTYVGEDGKTGVLAATELSPAYARYLFPCLDDPKFRTPFDIKVVQPSGDNYISLSNMNIKSIAIDEPASGFKTVTFATSPPMPTYTVGFVVGDLHALTTNVTNLDGESFPISFYTREAQLYKGAFPLQVASNALAYYINLLGVSYALPKFDLVAIPDIGFPCLENWGMVTATENMILYASNASSTKNMDDVIITTCYGIVHMWAENLVSVEWWDDLWFYEGIPNWLQYGIADKLYPDTGLVELFLFSEVVKAMDVDASINSHPMIQKISTPDQIATIYNPITRSKAGAVIRMLENFVGSDVWATSRSVALTEYAYQTENTSDIYHGLQSLVSSSLDISAIMNTWTLQAGFPVVIVVKEGTVYTLTQKRFLSDPNGVSNTTSSTYGFRWTIPITYITSENSTSNLVWFQYNASSLSITVDESVEWIKLNHDQAGFYRVNYETSEWETLINVLQSYPETFSAADRTQLVGDVFSLAAAAQLSYDVTLELALYLVNEPHYIPWNVAYTELQYMVFMLADTDISTSLNDYIISLVKPIYKNVTWSVGDSDSHITLRLRPVVLEMACNAGYDQCLTEAGNLFLDWINGTDDVRPPPDTRYVVYKYGIQNVNRETEWDQVFQKMLDETDSAERFRFLNGLSGIKNATILTKYLNLAINKSYIKAAEFSSVFDFILTNSIGPATAWDWIRNNVETLINNYEFSESRIADMIGRIVATFHTEERVEQLETFFKTYPVVEEACNTDLRKNIYKNINWLSLNNATIDAWLELYLKTEYEDGFSYRNSNLRPFCALTATAIRTRKVARPWYREDVPPGFRMESECGTYHLDVRTLLPEIKLGVTLVTAIEYRLPTDVIPLRYDLCIYPDISSGVFNGTVSIELNVTATRSTIIVNKYDLDISSLNLTYTSTSSLLTITSATENTDLQEYIITPSTEIEAGKYTLSIGFSGNFSQDLVGLYQSTYVGENNNTRILAVAVLPPAYARNVFPCLDEPKFKAQFDIKLVQPSGDNYTSISNMNVKSIAVNEPASGLKTVTFATSPPMPTFLVGLVVCDFQARTTNVTNLDGETFPVSFYTTEAQLYKSALPLQVATNALAYYINLFNVSYPLPKFDMVAVADITFNLVESWGMVQAAEHAILYTSNTSSTSNMDDVIFTTCYGVAHMWVGTLVSVDWWDDIWITEGIPTWAQYRTANELYPDWGFIELFLFYEVLNVMDDDASVDSDPMIQEITTPDEIANVYDSIRTSKAAAVIRMLENFVGSDIFYTAISTDLKTYAYQSENTSRFYDGLQNLVDSSLNISAIMNTWTLQAGFPVVNVVKNGTVYTLTQKRFLSDPNAVSNSTSSTYGFRWTIPITYVTSENSTSNLVWFQYDASSLSLTVNTSVEWIKFNHDQVGFYRVNYETSEWETLINILKSDPETFTTADRTQLVGDAFSLAAAAQLSYNVTLELASYLVNESHYIPWDMAYTDLQYMVFMLADTDISTSLNDYIISLVKPIYKNVTWSVGDSDSHITLRLRPVVLEMACNAGYDQCLTEAGNLFLDWINGTDDVRPPPDTRYVVYKYGIQNVNREAEWDQVFQKMLDETDSAERFRLLNGLSGIKNATILTKYLNLAINQSYVKAAEFYFVFGFILTNSIGPAAAWDWIRDNVETLMNDYGYSASDIADWIDRIVGRLHTEESIEEMESFFETYPEIEEAFVTDPRQTIYGNINWITSNNATIDAWLKSYMKTDNNTAAENWLLQHQLT; encoded by the exons ATGTTGCTTTGGTATTATTTGTTCGGTTTCATGCAAGGGATGACATTG GCAACGGCGATTGACTACCAGCTTCCTACGGATGTTATTCCAGTGCACTATGACCTTTTCTTATATCCTGACATCACCGCAGGCGTTTCTTATGGTAATGTGAGCATAGAATTGAATGTAACAGCCACACGCAGCACACTTATCGTCAACATGAATGAAGTCATCATATCCTCAACAAATTTAACATCCATCCTTACGGGGTCATCGCTGCCTATTACATCAACCACAGAAGACACAGCCTTGCAGAGATACATAATTACGCCTTCAACTGAGATCGAAGCAGGGCAATATATATTGTCACTGGAATTCAGCGCCAATTTGACTACAGACCTTGTTGGCCTGTATCAGAGTACTTATGTTGGCGAGAACAATAATACTAG GATACTTGCTGTCGCCGTACTTCCACCGGCGTACGCAAGAAATGTGTTTCCATGTCTGGATGAACCAAAATTCAAGGCCCAATTTGACATCAAACTTGTACAGCCTTCCGGAGATAATTATACCTCAATTTCTAACATGAATGTCaag AGTATTGCAGTAAATGAGCCTGCGTCGGGTTTGAAAACAGTGACCTTTGCCACAAGTCCGCCAATGCCGACGTTCCTTGTCGGCCTTTTAGTCTGTGATTTTCAAGCCCGGACGACAAATGTGACGAATCTTGATGGAGAAACATTTCCAGTCAGTTTTTATACCACAGAATCCCAACTGTACAAAAGTGCTTTACCATTACAAGTTGCAACAAATGCTCTTGCATATTACATCAATCTCTTTAATGTATCTTACCCCTTGCCAAAGTTCG ATATGGTTGCTATTGCTGACATTACTTTTAGCCTTGTGGAAAGCTGGGGTATGGTTCAAGCTGCTGAACACGCAATTCTTTATACTAGCAACACAAGTTCCACGAGTAACATGGACGATGTCATCTTTACGACATGTTACGGAGTTGCCCACATGTGGGTTGGAACCCTTG TGTCTGTGGATTGGTGGGATGATATTTGGATCACCGAAGGTATTCCTACATGGGCACAATACAGGACCGCAAATGAGTTGTATCCGGATTGGGGCTTT ATAGAACTGTTCTTATTTTACGAGGTTTTGAATGTTATGGATGACGATGCGTCTGTTGACTCGGATCCCATGATTCAGGAAATCACTACACCCGACGAAATTGCAAATGTTTATGACTCCATTAGAACCAGTAAG GCAGCAGCAGTCATTCGCATGCTGGAAAATTTTGTAGGATCTGATATTTTCTACACAGCGATTTCGACGGATTTGAAAACATATGCATACCAGAGTGAAAATACCTCTGGATTTTATGATGGACTGCAGAACCTTGTGGATTCAAGCCTCAATATCTCGGATATCATGAATACTTGGACACTTCAAGCGGGCTTTCCTGTCGTAAATGTCGTTAAAAACGGAACCGTTTACACTCTTACTCAGAAACGATTTCTATCCGATCCTAACGCCGTCTCAAACTCTACTTCATCAACTTACGG ATTCAGATGGACAATACCCATCACTTACGTAACAAGTGAAAACTCGACATCGAATTTGGTGTGGTTTCAGTACGATGCCAGTAGCT TATCTTTGACGGTTAACACATCGGTAGAGTGGATAAAATTCAATCACGACCAAGTTGGCTTTTATCGAGTGAATTATGAAACGTCGGAGTGGGAGACACTTATCAATATTCTAAAATCTGACCCAGAG ACATTCACTGCTGCGGATAGGACACAGCTTGTAGGGGATGCGTTCAGTTTAGCTGCAGCTGCCCAACTAAGTTACAACGTAACACTTGAGTTGGCTTCGTACCTCGTTAATGAGTCGCATTATATACCTTGGAATATGGCTTACACAGATTTTCAGTATATGGTCTCTATGCTAGCCGATACTGATATATCCACTAGCCTAAAT GATTACATCATTAGCTTGGTGAAACCCATTTACAAAAATGTCACATGGTCCATAGGTGATTCCGACTCTCACATAACTCT GCGTCTCCGCCCAGTTGTCTTGGAAATGGCATGCAACGCAGGTTATGATCAGTGTTTGACTGAAGCTGGAAACCTTTTCTTAGACTGGATTAACGGTACTGATGATGTCCGTCCTCCTCCCGATACTCGATATGTAGTATACAAATATG gtatacaaaATGTGAATAGAGAGGCTGAATGGGATCAGGTGTTCCAAAAGATGTTAGATGAGACAGATTCGGCGGAGAGATTCAGGTTGTTGAATGGTTTATcaggaataaaaaatgctACGATCTTGACCAA GTATCTAAATCTGGCCATCAACCAATCGTATGTCAAAGCTGCTGAGTTTTATTTCGTCTTTGGCTTTATTTTGACAAATTCGATCGGTCCAGCTGCAGCTTGGGATTGGATTCGTGATAATGTGGAAACTCTAATGAATGATTATGGCTACAGTGCAAGCGACATTGCAGATTGGATTGGTAGGATTGTGGCTACCTTCCACACCGAGGCGAGAGTGGTGCAGCTGGAAACATTCTTTGAAACATACTCGGGAGTAAAGGAGGCCTTTGACACTGATCTTctcaaaaatatatacaataacATCGATTGGCTGAACCTTAATAATGCTACAATTGAAGCTTGGCTGAATTCGTATGTGACGTCCGAAT ATACTCCATCCAGGCATTACCAGATGAAGTGTGTATCATTGATGCCAAAATCAGCTCAACTGGAGGAATGCTTGCATTTCTTGAGCTTCAACTATAGTAAGAAAGGGGATGTCTGGTTGCTTGAGGACAGCATACTGAG TGGCGCGACAAATTCACCTATAAATACTGTAGCATTTTCTACTATTTCACAATTAGATTCTTTTCAAAGTGTGGGTTGCATCGTACATAAGCATTATGTTACCTTGGTATTATTTTCTCGGTTTTGTGCAAGGAGTAACCCTGGTaagttgacaaaaataaaCCTTCGCCATGTCCGATGGATGTTCGTTCTGTTGgcgattcttttctttttcgtacAGGTAACAGCGATTGACTACCGACTTCCTACGGATGTAATTCCATTACGCTATGACCTTTGTATATACCCTGATATCTCCTCAGGCGTTTTTAATGGTACCGTGAGTATAGAATTGAACGTAACAGCCACACGCAGTACGATTATTGTCAATGAGTATGGTCTCGACATATCTTCACTAAGTTTAACAAACACCTCATCGGGTTCCTCACTAACGATTACGTCAGCAACAGAATACACAGAATCGCAGGAATACATAATTATACCTTCAAATGAGATTGAGGCAGGAAAATATACATTGTCAATCGGGTTCAGCGGCAATTTCTCTCAAGACCTGGTTGGCCTGTATCAGAGTACCTACGTTGGTGAGGACGGTAAGACTGG GGTACTCGCTGCCACCGAATTATCACCGGCATATGCAAGGTACTTGTTCCCATGTCTGGATGATCCAAAATTCAGGACACCTTTTGACATTAAAGTTGTACAGCCATCCGGAGATAATTACATCTCACTTTCTAATATGAATATCAAG AGTATTGCTATAGATGAGCCTGCATCAGGTTTCAAAACCGTAACCTTTGCCACAAGTCCACCAATGCCGACATACACTGTTGGCTTTGTAGTCGGTGATCTTCACGCCCTGACAACAAATGTTACAAATCTTGATGGAGAATCATTTCCAATCAGTTTTTATACTAGAGAAGCCCAACTTTATAAAGGTGCTTTTCCGCTACAAGTTGCGTCAAATGCTCTTGCATATTACATCAATCTCCTCGGCGTATCTTACGCCTTGCCGAAGTTCG ATTTGGTTGCCATTCCTGACATTGGCTTTCCCTGTCTGGAAAACTGGGGTATGGTTACAGCTACCGAAAACATGATTCTTTATGCCAGCAACGCAAGTTCCACAAAGAACATGGACGATGTCATCATTACAACATGTTACGGAATTGTTCACATGTGGGCTGAAAACCTTG TATCTGTGGAATGGTGGGATGACCTTTGGTTCTACGAAGGTATTCCCAATTGGCTGCAATACGGGATTGCGGATAAATTGTATCCGGATACCGGCCTT GTAGAACTGTTCTTATTTTCCGAGGTTGTGAAAGCTATGGACGTTGATGCGTCCATCAACTCACATCCTATGATTCAGAAAATAAGTACACCAGATCAAATTGCAACCATTTATAACCCAATTACAAGAAGTAAG GCAGGAGCAGTCATTCGGATGCTGGAAAATTTTGTGGGATCCGATGTTTGGGCCACCTCTCGTTCTGTGGCATTAACAGAATATGCGTACCAGACTGAAAATACCTCTGATATTTATCACGGACTGCAAAGCCTTGTCAGTTCAAGCCTCGATATCTCGGCTATCATGAATACTTGGACACTTCAAGCAGGCTTTCCTGTCGTAATTGTCGTTAAAGAAGGAACCGTTTACACTCTTACGCAGAAGAGATTTTTATCTGATCCTAACGGAGTCTCTAACACTACTTCATCAACTTACGG ATTCAGATGGACAATTCCCATCACTTACATAACAAGTGAAAACTCGACATCAAACTTGGTGTGGTTTCAGTATAATGCCAGTAGCT TGTCTATTACTGTCGACGAATCCGTGGAGTGGATAAAATTGAATCACGACCAAGCTGGCTTTTATCGAGTGAATTACGAAACGTCGGAGTGGGAGACACTTATCAATGTTCTACAATCCTACCCCGAG ACTTTCTCTGCTGCGGACAGGACGCAGCTTGTAGGGGATGTGTTTAGTCTAGCTGCAGCTGCCCAACTAAGTTATGACGTAACACTTGAGTTGGCATTATATCTCGTTAATGAGCCACATTATATACCTTGGAATGTGGCTTACACAGAGCTTCAGTACATGGTCTTTATGCTAGCCGATACTGATATATCCACTAGCCTAAAT GATTACATCATTAGCTTGGTGAAACCCATTTACAAAAATGTCACATGGTCCGTAGGTGATTCCGACTCTCACATAACTCT GCGTCTCCGCCCAGTTGTCTTGGAAATGGCATGCAACGCAGGTTATGATCAGTGTTTGACTGAAGCTGGAAACCTTTTCTTAGACTGGATTAACGGTACCGATGATGTCCGTCCTCCTCCCGATACTCGATATGTAGTATACAAATATG gtatacaaaATGTGAATAGAGAGACTGAATGGGATCAGGTGTTCCAAAAAATGTTAGATGAGACAGATTCGGCGGAGAGATTCAGGTTTTTGAATGGTTTATcaggaataaaaaatgctACGATCTTAACCAA ATATCTAAATTTGGCTATCAACAAATCGTATATCAAAGCTGCTGAATTTTCTTCCGTCTTCGACTTCATTTTGACAAATTCGATCGGCCCGGCAACAGCGTGGGATTGGATTCGGAATAATGTGGAAACtctaatcaataattatgaattcaGTGAAAGCCGCATTGCAGATATGATTGGCAGGATTGTGGCTACGTTCCATACTGAGGAGAGAGTAGAGCAGCTCGAAACATTCTTTAAAACATACCCGGTAGTAGAGGAGGCCTGCAACACTGATCttaggaaaaatatatacaaaaacATCAATTGGCTGAGCTTGAATAATGCTACGATTGACGCTTGGCTGGAATTATATCTGAAAACCGAATA CGAGGATGGATTCTCGTACCGCAACAGCAACCTCCGTCCCTTTTGTGCTTTAACTGCTACCGCAATACGCACTAGAAAAGTCGCCCGACCTTGGTACCGAGAAGATGTTCCTCCAGGATTCAG GATGGAATCCGAATGCGGAACATACCATTTGGACGTCCGAACTTTGCTTCCAGAAATAAAATTAG GAGTAACCCTG GTAACAGCGATTGAGTACCGACTTCCTACGGATGTAATTCCATTACGCTATGACCTTTGTATATACCCTGATATCTCCTCAGGCGTTTTTAATGGTACCGTGAGCATAGAATTGAACGTAACAGCCACACGCAGTACGATTATTGTTAACAAGTACGACCTCGACATATCTTCACTTAATTTAACGTACACCTCAACGAGTTCCTTACTAACGATCACGTCAGCCACAGAAAACACAGATTTGCAGGAATATATAATTACACCTTCAACTGAGATTGAGGCAGGGAAATATACATTGTCAATCGGGTTCAGCGGCAATTTCTCTCAAGACCTTGTTGGCCTGTATCAGAGTACTTATGTTGGCGAGAACAATAATACTAG GATACTTGCTGTCGCCGTACTTCCACCGGCGTACGCAAGAAATGTGTTTCCATGTCTGGATGAACCAAAATTCAAGGCCCAATTTGACATCAAACTTGTACAGCCTTCCGGAGATAATTATACCTCAATTTCTAACATGAATGTTaag AGTATTGCAGTAAATGAGCCTGCGTCGGGTTTGAAAACAGTGACCTTTGCCACAAGTCCGCCAATGCCGACGTTCCTTGTCGGCCTTGTAGTCTGTGATTTTCAAGCCCGGACGACAAATGTGACGAATCTTGATGGAGAAACATTTCCAGTCAGTTTTTATACCACAGAAGCCCAACTGTACAAAAGTGCATTACCATTACAAGTTGCAACAAATGCTCTTGCATATTACATCAATCTCTTTAATGTATCTTACCCCTTGCCAAAGTTCG ATATGGTTGCTGTTGCTGACATTACTTTTAACCTTGTGGAAAGCTGGGGTATGGTTCAAGCTGCTGAACACGCAATTCTTTATACTAGCAACACAAGTTCCACGAGTAACATGGACGATGTCATCTTTACGACATGTTACGGAGTTGCCCACATGTGGGTTGGAACCCTTG TGTCTGTGGATTGGTGGGATGATATTTGGATCACCGAAGGTATTCCTACATGGGCACAATACAGGACGGCAAATGAGTTGTATCCGGATTGGGGCTTT ATAGAACTGTTCTTATTTTACGAGGTTTTGAATGTTATGGATGACGATGCGTCTGTTGACTCGGATCCCATGATTCAGGAAATCACTACACCCGACGAAATTGCAAATGTCTATGACTCTATTAGAACCAGTAAG GCAGCAGCAGTCATTCGCATGCTGGAAAATTTTGTAGGATCTGATATTTTCTACACCGCGATTTCGACGGATTTGAAAACATATGCATACCAGAGTGAAAACACCTCCAGATTTTATGATGGACTGCAGAACCTTGTGGATTCAAGCCTCAATATCTCGGCTATCATGAATACTTGGACACTTCAAGCAGGCTTTCCTGTCGTAAATGTCGTTAAAAACGGAACCGTTTACACTCTTACTCAGAAACGATTTCTATCCGATCCTAACGCCGTCTCAAACTCTACTTCATCAACTTACGG ATTCAGATGGACAATACCCATCACTTACGTAACAAGTGAAAACTCGACATCGAATTTGGTGTGGTTTCAGTACGATGCCAGTAGCT TATCTTTGACGGTTAACACATCGGTAGAGTGGATAAAATTCAATCACGACCAAGTTGGCTTTTATCGAGTGAATTATGAAACGTCGGAGTGGGAGACACTTATCAATATTCTAAAATCTGACCCAGAG ACATTCACTACTGCGGATAGGACGCAGCTTGTAGGGGATGCGTTCAGTTTAGCTGCAGCTGCCCAACTAAGTTATAACGTAACACTTGAGTTGGCTTCGTACCTCGTTAATGAGTCGCATTATATACCTTGGGATATGGCTTACACAGATCTTCAGTATATGGTCTTTATGCTAGCCGATACTGATATATCCACTAGCTTAAAT GATTACATCATTAGCTTGGTGAAACCCATTTACAAAAATGTCACATGGTCCGTAGGTGATTCCGACTCTCACATAACTCT GCGTCTCCGCCCAGTTGTCTTGGAAATGGCATGCAACGCAGGTTATGATCAGTGTTTGACTGAAGCTGGAAACCTTTTCTTAGACTGGATTAACGGTACTGATGATGTCCGTCCTCCTCCCGATACTCGATATGTAGTATACAAATATG gtatacaaaATGTGAATAGAGAGGCTGAATGGGATCAGGTGTTCCAAAAGATGTTAGATGAGACAGATTCGGCGGAGAGATTCAGGTTGTTGAATGGTTTATcaggaataaaaaatgctACGATCTTGACCAA GTATCTAAATCTGGCCATCAACCAATCGTATGTCAAAGCTGCTGAGTTTTATTTCGTCTTTGGCTTTATTTTGACAAATTCGATCGGTCCAGCTGCAGCTTGGGATTGGATTCGTGATAATGTGGAAACTCTAATGAATGATTATGGCTACAGTGCAAGCGACATTGCAGATTGGATTGATAGGATTGTGGGTAGGCTCCACACCGAGGAAAGTATAGAGGAGATGGAATCATTCTTTGAAACATACCCAGAAATAGAAGAAGCCTTCGTCACTGATCCCCGACAAACTATATATGGAAATATCAATTGGATAACCTCGAATAATGCTACAATTGACGCATGGCTGAAATCATATATGAAAACCGATAACAATACCGCTGCTGAGAATTGGTTACTGCAGCATCAGCTGACCTGA
- the LOC124298632 gene encoding acyl-coenzyme A thioesterase 13-like isoform X1, which produces MSRGLAAIKKVAEYVTNSKGFEQCLKNVTVVSAGDGKCRVEFPVEDGHLNGGGTLHGGFTATLVDCISTYALMTTGTGAPGVSVNINVSYLNAASPGEVIVVDAKTCKAGKRLAFLEVELSKKDGGRLVARGQHTKFIM; this is translated from the exons atgtcacgtggATTAGCAGCGATCAAAAAAGTGGCGGAATATGTAACTAATTCCAAAGGATTCGAACAGTGCCTCAAAAAT GTGACGGTGGTGTCTGCCGGGGATGGAAAATGCAGGGTGGAGTTTCCCGTCGAAGACGGTCATCTGAATGGGGGAGGAACTCTCCATGGAGGATTTACAGCAACTCTAGTTGACTGCATTTCTACGTATGCCTTGATGACCACTGGAACTGGTGCTCCAGGAGTATCTGTGAATATAAATGTTTC atACTTGAACGCGGCATCACCAGGTGAAGTGATTGTAGTCGATGCCAAAACCTGCAAGGCTGGGAAAAGGTTGGCTTTTCTTGAGGTCGAACTGTCGAAAAAAGATGGAGGACGTCTTGTTGCTCGAGGACAACATACGAAGTTTATCATGTAG
- the LOC124298631 gene encoding acyl-coenzyme A thioesterase 13-like gives MLIPQVKTRSSIYVLKYHSVKDGKVKAEFNVTEDHLDNEGHLHTGLIATLIDMTSVRALFTHRNGFVGMSINIHTSYFQPALLGDVICVDAEVCKILQLIGAMPIAFVNVELSKKNGVQAKNVIARGQHLLTTFKEPSKNV, from the exons ATG CTCATTCCGCAAGTGAAAACACGCTCTTCAATCTAcgtt TTGAAGTACCATTCGGTGAAGGATGGAAAGGTCAAAGCAGAATTTAATGTCACCGAAGATCATCTCGATAACGAAGGGCATTTGCATACAGGGCTGATAGCCACTTTAATCGATATGACATCCGTTAGGGCACTGTTTACACATAGAAATGGATTTGTGGGGATGTCCATTAATATTCATACTtc ATATTTTCAACCAGCACTTCTTGGAGATGTGATATGTGTAGATGCTGAAGTATGTAAGATTTTACAACTGATAGGGGCGATGCCGATAGCATTCGTTAATGTTGAATTATCGAAGAAGAATGGAGTGCAGGCTAAAAATGTCATTGCTCGTGGTCAACATTTATTGACCACATTTAAGGAACCGAGCAAGAATGTATAA
- the LOC124298632 gene encoding acyl-coenzyme A thioesterase 13-like isoform X2 — protein sequence MVTVVSAGDGKCRVEFPVEDGHLNGGGTLHGGFTATLVDCISTYALMTTGTGAPGVSVNINVSYLNAASPGEVIVVDAKTCKAGKRLAFLEVELSKKDGGRLVARGQHTKFIM from the exons aTG GTGACGGTGGTGTCTGCCGGGGATGGAAAATGCAGGGTGGAGTTTCCCGTCGAAGACGGTCATCTGAATGGGGGAGGAACTCTCCATGGAGGATTTACAGCAACTCTAGTTGACTGCATTTCTACGTATGCCTTGATGACCACTGGAACTGGTGCTCCAGGAGTATCTGTGAATATAAATGTTTC atACTTGAACGCGGCATCACCAGGTGAAGTGATTGTAGTCGATGCCAAAACCTGCAAGGCTGGGAAAAGGTTGGCTTTTCTTGAGGTCGAACTGTCGAAAAAAGATGGAGGACGTCTTGTTGCTCGAGGACAACATACGAAGTTTATCATGTAG